GTTGCATCGAAAACAAATGATATCGCCGGTGACGGTACGACAACAGCAACAGTTCTGGCACAGGCGATGATCCGTGAAGGGCTGAAAAACGTAACAGCAGGTGCGAACCCTGTCGGCATCCGTCGGGGAATTGAACTTGCAGTCGAACGCGCGCTTGGCGAACTGAAAGACATTTCAAAGCCGATCCAGGGCAAAGAAGAAATCGCGCAGGTCGCGGCTATTTCATCCGGTGACAACGAAGTCGGCCAGCTGATTGCTGAAGCGATGGAACGCGTCGGCAACGACGGCGTTATCACGATCGAAGAATCGCGTGGTTTCACGACTGAACTGGATGTCGTGGAAGGTATGCAATTCGACCGCGGCTATGCATCTCCTTATATGGTAACAGATTCTGATAAAATGGAAGCTGTTCTTGAAAACCCGTATATCCTTATCACAGATAAAAAAATCGGTAACATCCAGGAAGTGCTGCCGGTCCTTGAACAAGTTGTCCAGCAAGGCAGACCGCTTCTGCTCATCGCGGAAGATGTGGAAGGCGAAGCGCTTGCGACACTCGTCGTGAACAAGCTCCGCGGCACATTTAACGCAGTGGCAGTCAAAGCACCTGGCTTCGGCGATCGCCGTAAAGCAATGCTCGAAGATATCGCAGCCCTCACAGGCGGCGAACTGATCACGGAAGACCTTGGACTTGATCTGAAGTCTGCGGATGTATCGCAGCTTGGACGCGCAGCGAAAGTTGTTGTAACGAAAGAAACAACAACGATCGTGGAAGGTGCCGGCGAGTCCGATAAAATCGCAGCCCGCGTCAACCAGATCCGCGGCCAGCTGGAAGATACGTCTTCTGAATTCGACAAAGAAAAACTGCAGGAGCGTCTGGCGAAACTGGCCGGCGGTGTTGCGGTCATCAAAGTCGGAGCAGCGACTGAGACTGAACTGAAAGAACGTAAATTGCGCATTGAAGACGCCCTCAACTCAACACGCGCAGCGGTTGAAGAAGGAATCGTCTCCGGTGGCGGTACCGCCCTCATTAACGTGTATAACAGCGTGAATGAGCTGGCAGAAGCACAGGAAGGCGACGTGGCAACAGGCGTGAAAATCGTTCTGCGTGCCCTTGAAGAGCCAGTGCGCCAGATCGCAGACAACGCAGGTCTTGAAGGCTCCATCATCGTGGACCGCCTGAAGCGCGAAGAAGTCGGAACAGGCTTCAACGCAGCGAACGGCGAATGGGTCAACATGATCGACGCCGGTATCGTCGATCCGACGAAAGTTACGCGTTCTGCACTGCAAAACGCAGCATCTGTTGCAGCGATGTTCCTCACAACTGAGGCAGTCGTCGCAGACATTCCGGAAGAAAATGCAGGCGGCGGTATGCCTGACATGGGCGGAATGGGCGGCATGATGTAAGCCATTCTTTAAAATTTAAAAGCGTCAATTCCACGATCAGTGGAGTTGACGCTTTTTTTGCATAAGGAAACAAATCGTTTAGCCGGCGGCATATGAAAGAGACGGCCGAAAAGTAACAAAACGAATTAGAGTTGTACAGCTGAAACGTGTTCAGAGCCCGCCGCTTTTCATAAACGCGGGACTCATGTAAACTGTATAAGGTTAAGAAATAATGAAATGCTGTTACAAAGCTATTGAATAATTCTGCGTTCCAATATAGAGATAACAAGAAAGTCCGGATGAAGACCTGGCCTTGCATCCTCTAATGAAAGGATAAGATTTCGACTATGAAAGAGAATTTTTGGCGTGATCTGCCGCGTCCGTTTTTTGTGTTGGCACCGATGGAAGATGTGACGAATGTTGTATTCCGTCATGTAGTGGCTGCAGCAGCGCGGCCGGATGTGTTTTTTACGGAGTTTACGAATACGGAAAGCTATTGTCACCCGGAAGGAATCTTCAGTGTGCGGGGACGACTGACGTTTACAGAAGACGAGCAGCCGATGGTGGCGCATATATGGGGCAATAAACCAGAGCATTTCCGGGACATGAGTATCGGCATGGCGAAGCAAGGCTTCAAAGGTGTCGACATCAATATGGGCTGTCCGGTTCCGAATGTGGCTTCAAAAGGAAAAGGCAGCGGGTTGATCAATTATCCGGATAATGCTGCTGATATCATCCAGGCAGCGAAAGCGGGCGGCTTGCCGGTCAGTGTGAAGACGCGTCTCGGCTATACCGACGTGGATGAATGGCGCGGCTGGCTGCGGCACGTATTGGAGCAAGACGTCGCCAATCTGTCGATTCACCTGCGTACCCGAAAAGAAATGAGCGCCGTTCCTGCGCATTGGGAACTGATTCCGGAAATCATGGAACTTCGGGATGAAGTGGCGCCGGATACACTGATCACAATTAATGGAGATATTCCTGATCGCCAGACCGGCCTGGAACTGGCCAATAAATACGGCGTCGATGGCGTCATGATCGGCCGGGGGATTTTCCATAATCCGTTCGCTTTTGAAAAAGAGCCGAAAGAGCACAGTCCCGAGGAGTTGTTTGATCTCCTGCGGCTGCATCTTGATCTGCATGACAAGTATTCCACAGACATCGAGCCGATTGCATTCAAACCGCTCCGCCGCTTCTTTAAAATTTATGTCCGTGGCATCCGAGGAGCCGGGGAATTGCGGAATCAATTGATGCATACCGAGTCGACGGATGAAGTCCGGGCATTGCTGCAGGAATTCGAAGCTCTAAGCAGCGTATAAAGCGTGGCTGAAGTGACAGGAGAATAAGAGAGACTATCCATGGATTCATGAAATCCAAGGGTGGTCTTTTTTGCGTTAATTGGAAGTGGGGTTATCATGAAGCAGGAAATCTTTTACCAAGTGTCGAAAGGGGAGTGGGAGGTGATGCACAATGACGAGGACAGATAACACCGTGGGAACCATGCTTCAAATTGCAGGAATTTTGATTGTGATCATTAATGCATTCAGAGCGCTGTTTGCCTTCAGCGTCTTCGGAGGCACCGTCGCTTTCGAGATATTTTTACAGGGAGTCATGTTTGGCGTACTCTTCATCGGTTTCGGAGAAGCCCTGAAGCTTCTGCAGGGATTATTCAATCAAGGGGAACCGGAACCCCCGCAAGTGGTGAAACCGCTGGCGGAAGGTGAAAGACTGGTACATAAAACGGATGAAAACGAAGTATCGGCAGCTGTGAAAAACCGAGTCACGGAGTTTTACGCGAAGCGGGGATTAGCCGTTGATGAAGTCGAAGGGACGCCATATGAAGGATATGTAATCGTCCACCGGGAGGGGAACCGGGATATCGTCGACCTGAACGGTTTCAAACCGGAAATCTTAGCTGCTTCAGAAGTAGAGCGACATCCCGATTTAAAAGAGCTCTGACAGTCGCGTAAATAGTATACTTATATTGTTTCCACATTCCGGCATCCTCTTTTTTGGAATGTGGATTTTTTTGGTAATTTCGAGGTGTTCGAGTATCAATAATTCTTTCTTAGTCCGTCAAGCAGTATTCCTTGCCTCCCCGCTGCATTACCACTATAATACGAGAGGCCGAACCCCTTCAGTAAAGAAGAGGGGCTTTATTTTTTGTTCAAAAATGATGGCGCATTGTGTACTCCGTGTTGACTGAATGCTTGGGTTTAGAAAGACCCGTTTTGAAATAAAAGTTTGAACGCAGTCATTTTGTAACCAGAAACATATGGAAGATGGGAGCGGTAAAGTGAATAAAGCACGTAATTTAGCGATCATTTTCGCTGCAGCGATTCTCCTCGGTGTGGCGTTTAACTTATTTTTACTGCCGCACGAGATTTTGGCGGGCGGCATCACTGGGATCGCGATGATTTTCAGTTTGCTGACACCGATCAACGGGGGGTTCTGGCTCATCGTCCTGAACATCCCGATTCTCATCCTCGGCTGGATGAAGCTCGGTAAAGCGTTTATTGGCTACAGTGTCTTTTCAGTTGCTGTGACATCTATTGCGATGTTGTATATCCCGGTAATGAAGATAACGGACGACGTTCTGTTATCATCCGTTTTCGGCGGTGTTCTGGTCGGTGTCGCAGCTGGTGTCATCGTTCGATTCGGCGGCTCGACAGGCGGCTTCGATATCGTTGGTCTTTTATTGACAATGAAGCGGGATCTTCCGCTCGGCGCGCTTGTGTTCGTGCTGAACAGCGGCGTGGTCTTCATTTCCGGTTTTATCTTTTCGTGGGAACTTGCCATGTATACGATGGCTTCGATTTATATTTCCGGCCTGGTTGTTGACCGGATCCACACACGCCATATCAAACTCACACTGATGGTTGTGACATATAAGGGCGAAGCGGTCAAAAAGGAATTGCTCGATAATCTGTATCGCGGAATCACAGTGGTGGACGGAGAAGGCGCTTATTCAGCAGCAAAGCTAAAAGTGCTGTACAGTGTCATCAGCCGCTATGAGCTTTCTTATGTCCGCCCGTTAATCAAAAACATCGACCCGCATGCATTTGTCAGTGTCAGTGAGACGATGGAAGTTATGGGGAATTTCAGAAGAGACAGTAACTTTCAGAAGAAACAAATCAGTTAAAAGAAGCTGCGTCAGAATTTTTCTGGCGCAGCTTTTTCCGTGGTGTAGACCGGTAAGTGCAAACTGACGTTCACCGGCAACAATTCAGAAGCCGGTGCGTCATCATTCAGGCATTTTCACGGGTCGGACAATGACAAAACGACATCTCCCGAATAAGTAAAAAGGAGCCATGCGTCAGTATCAAACTGACGCATGGCTTTCTTTTCTACTTTTTATTGTTAAATTTCTATGCTTTTAATGGTTATTGAACTCTTACTTCTGAACCGATTTGAAGCGTGTACGGATCGATGCCAGGGTTCAAATCATATAATTCATCGAGTGTCAGGTTCTTGTGCAGGTTGGCAATGCTGTACAGCGTTTCACCTGGCTCTACGGTGTGGTACATTTCCGTACTGTCAGGCGTGCCGCTGACTCTTACTTCTGAGCCGATCTGAAGATTGTACGGATCGATGCCAGGGTTCAAATCATATAATTCATCGAGTGTCAGGTTCTCGTGCAGATTGGCAATGCTGTACAGCGTTTCACCCGGCTGAACCGTGTGGAATGTTTCCGTGCTGTCAGGAGTGCCGCTGACTCTTACTTCTGAGCCGATCTGCAGATTGTACGGATCGATGCCCGGATTCAGTTCATACAATTCATCGAGTGTCAGGTTCTTGTGCAGGTTGGCAATGCTGTACAGCGTTTCACCCGGCTCTACTGTATGGAACGTTTCTCTTGTGCTGCCAGGAGTGCTGCTAATAATCACTTCTGAACCGATTTGCAGGTTATAAGCGTCAATTCCCGGATTAAGGGCATATAAGTCATCTACGGTGATATCTGGACGCTCTTGGGTAATGCCCCATAATGTATCTCCGGCTTCAATTGTAAATGTGTGACTGTTGGCTAATGCTCCGCTTCCGCCGGCAAGCATTCCTAAAGCGAGGGCAGGTGCTAAGACTTTTGAAACTTTCTTCATCTTAAGATCTCCTCCTTTTTTAGGTCTCTATTCAACGTATACCTCTCATTCTCTGTATAAAACATAAATCGGTATAATAAATAGTTCTAAATAAATGGTTTAATTTTCTATTAAGTAGTACAATAATACTTATTAAACTATTTGGAATTATTTTATTATAACAATTGCGTTAAGTTTGGTAAAATACCCGAAAAGAAAGGAAGTGTGCAGAATGGCAACAGAAAAGCAGTACCGGGTCATTTATCATTTAGGTGGGGAAGTGAAAGCCGTCGATCTCGTGAAGGCGGATACTGCTAAAGAAGCAGCTTGCAATTTGGATTGCGGTGAAACGAAAACATTTATCGGTGAAAACAATGTATTTTATAAATTTCGTATGGAAGACGTAAAAATGATCAGCGTCGAAAAACTTGAAGACGATAATTCTGTTGGCAATAAAGCATTTCTATAGAATGGATGCTGAACCGGGAACTGCTATGAGGATGTCCTGCCGATTGGCAGAGGCGATTGAAAAGAAGGGATACGCTCCTTGAAAAACCGTTTATCGGAAAATAGCTTGTGCTGTACCATGAACTGGGTGTTCATGGTATTTTTTTATGCGTATTTCTACGCGTCTAACGGTGAATGCATCAGCGTCTCATCATGTCTTGCGCCGCCTGGCAGTAAATTCAACCATCTTTAATCGGTTTAAGCAAGAACCGGCACCTATCGGATGGAATAAAGCATAGAATTAACGAAATATGATGAAGAATGCTAAAACTCCTTCTTTTCGGGCTTATATTGTCCCTTCTAATTTGTTACTATTGTCATAACACGGAATAAAAATTAAAAAATTCAAAAATTATCGGGGGGATTCAATGGCAACCAGTTATGTCCTCACAGGATCATATGCCTCTAAAGAAGAAGCGGGAATCAAATTATGGCAATTCGAGGAATCTGACGGCACATTGACAGAACTTCAAGGAATTGAAGGAGTGGAGCGGCCATCATTCATCGCTGTCCATCCAAACAGGATGAGCTTTGTTACTGCGAGTGAAACAGCTGATGGAGAGCTGGTTGCCTTTCGCTTGTATGGTTTTGAAAATGAAGTGTCGGAAATCAACCGGCAAAAGACAGGCGGCGATCATCCGGCACACGTCTGTATTGATGAAGCCGGCGAATGGGTGCTGTCGGTCAATTACTCCGGTGCGACGGTCAATGTCTTCCCGCTCCACGGAAACGGATCGATCGGTGAAATGACTGACGCCGTCATACATAAAGGACAAGGACCGGATAAAGAGCGGCAGGACGCGGCACATCCGCATTCCGTCCGGCAAATTCCAAAGACCAATCTCTTTTTGGTGGCGGATCTTGGAACAGATCGCATCATGTCTTACCGTCTTGACCGGACGAATGGGAAATTATCCTTGGTTTCCCGAAACCGGACAGCGCCGGGCGCCGGGCCTCGGCATATGGCGTTTCATCCGTTTGAATCGATTGTATACGCACTCGGCGAATTAGATTCAACACTCACGGTTTATAAATGGGACAGAGAAGGCGTGCTGAATAACCTGCAGGCAGTTCCGCTATTGCCGGCCGATTATCAAGGCGACAATACAAGTGCTGAAGTGACTGTGTCGAAAGACGGGAAGTTTGTCTATGCAT
Above is a genomic segment from Planococcus lenghuensis containing:
- a CDS encoding LysM peptidoglycan-binding domain-containing protein, which gives rise to MKKVSKVLAPALALGMLAGGSGALANSHTFTIEAGDTLWGITQERPDITVDDLYALNPGIDAYNLQIGSEVIISSTPGSTRETFHTVEPGETLYSIANLHKNLTLDELYELNPGIDPYNLQIGSEVRVSGTPDSTETFHTVQPGETLYSIANLHENLTLDELYDLNPGIDPYNLQIGSEVRVSGTPDSTEMYHTVEPGETLYSIANLHKNLTLDELYDLNPGIDPYTLQIGSEVRVQ
- a CDS encoding YitT family protein; protein product: MNKARNLAIIFAAAILLGVAFNLFLLPHEILAGGITGIAMIFSLLTPINGGFWLIVLNIPILILGWMKLGKAFIGYSVFSVAVTSIAMLYIPVMKITDDVLLSSVFGGVLVGVAAGVIVRFGGSTGGFDIVGLLLTMKRDLPLGALVFVLNSGVVFISGFIFSWELAMYTMASIYISGLVVDRIHTRHIKLTLMVVTYKGEAVKKELLDNLYRGITVVDGEGAYSAAKLKVLYSVISRYELSYVRPLIKNIDPHAFVSVSETMEVMGNFRRDSNFQKKQIS
- a CDS encoding tRNA dihydrouridine synthase; this encodes MKENFWRDLPRPFFVLAPMEDVTNVVFRHVVAAAARPDVFFTEFTNTESYCHPEGIFSVRGRLTFTEDEQPMVAHIWGNKPEHFRDMSIGMAKQGFKGVDINMGCPVPNVASKGKGSGLINYPDNAADIIQAAKAGGLPVSVKTRLGYTDVDEWRGWLRHVLEQDVANLSIHLRTRKEMSAVPAHWELIPEIMELRDEVAPDTLITINGDIPDRQTGLELANKYGVDGVMIGRGIFHNPFAFEKEPKEHSPEELFDLLRLHLDLHDKYSTDIEPIAFKPLRRFFKIYVRGIRGAGELRNQLMHTESTDEVRALLQEFEALSSV
- a CDS encoding lactonase family protein codes for the protein MATSYVLTGSYASKEEAGIKLWQFEESDGTLTELQGIEGVERPSFIAVHPNRMSFVTASETADGELVAFRLYGFENEVSEINRQKTGGDHPAHVCIDEAGEWVLSVNYSGATVNVFPLHGNGSIGEMTDAVIHKGQGPDKERQDAAHPHSVRQIPKTNLFLVADLGTDRIMSYRLDRTNGKLSLVSRNRTAPGAGPRHMAFHPFESIVYALGELDSTLTVYKWDREGVLNNLQAVPLLPADYQGDNTSAEVTVSKDGKFVYASNRGHDSIAAFTVQENGTLTPLAFTASGGAGPRHFTLIPGQPWLIAANEKSDSLAVLRIDPSGVPQPATLAVSTKAPVCVRVVG
- the groL gene encoding chaperonin GroEL (60 kDa chaperone family; promotes refolding of misfolded polypeptides especially under stressful conditions; forms two stacked rings of heptamers to form a barrel-shaped 14mer; ends can be capped by GroES; misfolded proteins enter the barrel where they are refolded when GroES binds), which translates into the protein MAKEIKFSEDARSLMARGVDQLANAVKVTLGPKGRNVVLEKKFGSPLITNDGVTIAKEIELEDAFENMGAKLVAEVASKTNDIAGDGTTTATVLAQAMIREGLKNVTAGANPVGIRRGIELAVERALGELKDISKPIQGKEEIAQVAAISSGDNEVGQLIAEAMERVGNDGVITIEESRGFTTELDVVEGMQFDRGYASPYMVTDSDKMEAVLENPYILITDKKIGNIQEVLPVLEQVVQQGRPLLLIAEDVEGEALATLVVNKLRGTFNAVAVKAPGFGDRRKAMLEDIAALTGGELITEDLGLDLKSADVSQLGRAAKVVVTKETTTIVEGAGESDKIAARVNQIRGQLEDTSSEFDKEKLQERLAKLAGGVAVIKVGAATETELKERKLRIEDALNSTRAAVEEGIVSGGGTALINVYNSVNELAEAQEGDVATGVKIVLRALEEPVRQIADNAGLEGSIIVDRLKREEVGTGFNAANGEWVNMIDAGIVDPTKVTRSALQNAASVAAMFLTTEAVVADIPEENAGGGMPDMGGMGGMM